In Helianthus annuus cultivar XRQ/B chromosome 9, HanXRQr2.0-SUNRISE, whole genome shotgun sequence, the following are encoded in one genomic region:
- the LOC110879330 gene encoding subtilisin-like protease SBT1.7, translating into MKPKNVFLMTVMAIMCYRYCYVAADPRKTYIVHMDKSLMPMAYSHHLHWYDATMRGSVSKPTDMLYAYDKVMHGFTTRLTVDEAKLLKRKHGVVSIQEEPIYELQTTRSPEFLGLDDSSDVMLSVAKSEVDVIVGVLDTGVWPGSKSLDDTGFGPIPSRWKGICQNGTGFNESSCNKKLIGARYFLRGYEASLNGTFNENVDSRSPVDENGHGTHCATIAVGSAVTGASLFGYAKGTARGMAPHARLAVYKACWRRGCFGSDVLATVEAAISDGVDILSMSFGCPLDNYFLKPIAYMTFRAVSHGIFVSIAAGNDGPASQTVMNNAPWVITVGASSLDRDFPAYVTLGNGKNFSGVSMYTSEEPLPGSMVPLVFAGHVSNISYSNLCFPGSLPQGSVTGKIVMCEMGWFSEVKQGMVVKEAGGVGMILANTVYRLKELEVDLHLIPTIVVNKRARDEIKSYIVSNHNSEATISFEGTKLGVQPSPIVAAFSGRGPNPNAQHLLKPDIIAPGVNILAGWSGKASPSGLENDTRRVEFNIKWGTSMACPHVSGIAVLLKIAHPEWSPAAIKSALMTTAYNTYKNSKELLDVVTGEPATPFDLGAGHVNPISALNPGLVYNASTDDYLSFLCALNLNATAIRKYDESFKCVKGRNYRAEDLNYPSFMVPLSATSGQTVVNYTRTLTNVNEGAPTTYKVSTSSKTRAVKIKVEPEELTFIKKNEKKVYTVTFTAMSRPPNTTRFGRLAWSGGNYTVNSPIAFIWK; encoded by the coding sequence ATGAAGCCAAAGAATGTTTTCCTGATGACAGTAATGGCGATAATGTGTTACCGTTACTGTTACGTGGCTGCAGACCCTCGGAAGACGTATATCGTTCACATGGACAAGTCCCTCATGCCAATGGCATATTCTCACCACCTACACTGGTATGATGCCACAATGAGAGGATCTGTGTCCAAGCCCACTGATATGCTGTATGCTTACGACAAGGTTATGCATGGCTTCACTACCAGGCTCACTGTTGATGAAGCAAAGCTACTTAAACGGAAACATGGGGTTGTGTCTATCCAAGAAGAGCCGATATACGAGCTTCAAACCACACGGTCACCTGAGTTTCTTGGACTAGATGATTCAAGTGATGTAATGCTTTCCGTGGCCAAGTCAGAAGTTGATGTAATCGTCGGAGTGTTGGACACTGGTGTGTGGCCCGGAAGTAAGAGTCTAGATGATACGGGGTTTGGCCCTATTCCTAGTAGGTGGAAAGGTATTTGCCAGAACGGTACAGGCTTCAACGAATCTAGTTGTAACAAAAAACTAATCGGTGCGAGATATTTCTTGAGAGGATATGAAGCGTCGCTCAACGGAACATTTAACGAGAATGTTGATTCGAGGTCTCCAGTAGACGAAAATGGGCATGGAACACACTGTGCGACTATAGCAGTTGGTTCAGCAGTCACTGGCGCTAGTCTCTTTGGTTATGCCAAAGGAACCGCACGAGGAATGGCTCCTCATGCTAGGCTGGCTGTTTACAAAGCATGCTGGCGGAGAGGATGCTTTGGCAGTGACGTACTAGCTACAGTTGAGGCGGCAATCTCTGATGGTGTCGATATATTATCAATGTCATTCGGCTGCCCATTAGACAATTATTTCTTAAAACCCATTGCTTACATGACATTTAGGGCAGTATCCCATGGAATATTCGTATCAATCGCTGCAGGCAATGACGGACCAGCTTCTCAGACCGTAATGAACAACGCCCCATGGGTAATTACAGTTGGAGCATCGAGTCTGGACCGTGATTTTCCTGCCTATGTTACCCTTGGCAATGGAAAGAATTTCTCAGGAGTTTCAATGTACACTAGTGAGGAACCATTACCAGGTTCCATGGTGCCACTTGTTTTCGCTGGTCACGTTAGTAACATATCATATAGTAATCTATGTTTTCCAGGTTCTTTGCCACAAGGAAGTGTTACCGGAAAAATTGTCATGTGTGAGATGGGATGGTTTTCAGAAGTGAAACAGGGTATGGTGGTAAAGGAAGCTGGTGGGGTAGGAATGATCCTAGCTAACACTGTTTACCGCTTGAAAGAGCTCGAAGTTGACCTCCACCTCATACCAACCATAGTGGTAAACAAGAGAGCTCGCGATGAAATCAAGAGCTATATAGTCTCAAATCATAATTCAGAGGCTACAATTTCATTTGAAGGAACCAAATTAGGCGTCCAACCATCCCCAATAGTTGCAGCATTCAGTGGCAGGGGTCCGAATCCGAATGCACAACATCTACTCAAACCTGACATCATAGCACCTGGAGTGAATATTCTAGCTGGTTGGAGTGGTAAAGCAAGTCCCTCAGGATTAGAAAATGATACTCGACGTGTGGAATTTAATATTAAGTGGGGAACATCGATGGCCTGCCCACACGTGAGTGGGATAGCAGTATTACTAAAAATAGCGCACCCGGAATGGAGTCCAGCAGCTATTAAATCTGCACTTATGACCACTGCATATAACACATACAAAAATAGTAAAGAGCTGTTGGATGTTGTAACGGGTGAGCCAGCAACACCCTTTGATCTAGGTGCAGGACATGTTAACCCGATTTCCGCCCTTAATCCTGGTCTTGTTTATAATGCCTCGACGGACGACTACCTGAGCTTCCTTTGTGCTTTGAACCTCAATGCTACTGCTATTAGGAAGTATGATGAAAGCTTCAAATGTGTCAAAGGCAGGAACTACAGGGCAGAAGATCTTAATTACCCCTCTTTTATGGTTCCTTTGTCGGCAACTTCAGGACAAACCGTCGTTAATTACACGAGGACTCTGACGAATGTGAATGAAGGTGCTCCAACAACTTACAAGGTTTCGACATCATCAAAGACGCGTGCGGTGAAGATCAAAGTTGAGCCAGAAGAGCTCACTTTCATCAAGAAAAATGAAAAGAAGGTGTATACTGTGACATTCACCGCTATGTCTAGGCCTCCAAACACCACCCGCTTTGGTCGTCTAGCATGGTCCGGTGGAAATTACACTGTTAATAGTCCAATTGCTTTTATCTGGAAGTGA